From Oryza sativa Japonica Group chromosome 4, ASM3414082v1, one genomic window encodes:
- the LOC4336520 gene encoding auxin-responsive protein SAUR29: MLKRSHGGFRLGRKLLSAWRWALCCRRRRRRGYLRLQTTSGGCGGACKEGSEEAKRLAPVLRWGRSLVRRLSLGRKDGGRRRILDEPVSTPKGQVAVYVGGGNPGESLRYVVPVVYFNHPMFGELLREAEEEFGFQHPGGITIPCAASRFERAAAVAAAGKKAFGRW, from the coding sequence ATGCTAAAGCGGTCGCATGGAGGGTTCCGGCTGGGGCGGAAGCTGCTCAGTGCCTGGCGATGGGCGCTctgctgccggcgccggcgccggcggggctaCCTGCGCCTGCAGACGACGTCGGGTGGGTGCGGCGGCGCTTGCAAGGAGGGGAGCGAAGAAGCCAAGAGGCTGGCCCCGGTGCTGCGGTGGGGGCGGTCGCTGGTGCGGCGGCTGAGCCTCGGGCGGaaggacggcgggcggcggcggattctGGACGAGCCCGTGTCGACGCCCAAGGGGCAGGTGGCGGTgtacgtcggcggcggcaaccccGGCGAGTCGCTGAGGTACGTGGTGCCGGTGGTGTACTTCAACCACCCCATGTTCGGGGAGCTTCTGagggaggccgaggaggagttCGGCTTCCAGCACCCCGGCGGCATCACCATCCCCTGCGCCGCGTCGCGGttcgagcgcgccgccgccgtggcggccgcCGGGAAGAAGGCGTTCGGCAGGTGGTAG